In one Neorhizobium sp. NCHU2750 genomic region, the following are encoded:
- a CDS encoding biotin/lipoyl-binding protein has product MNAPVSTPPVVAAEANAGSKKQRTRYLLIAVGIIALLAGGYYGYDWYVHGRFIESTDNAYLRADQVSMAPVVSGQIAEIYISDNQPVTVGQPLVKIDPRRYEMAVREARANVNAQEADVAKSQADLEQQGSVIAQAEADLDNARENSDLAQKDFDRISPLATRGIESAQKSDQAKSALEQAKSVIRLKQAVLDAARQQIASLRAQVEQTRAELIAARESLGKAQIDLDDTVLDLRP; this is encoded by the coding sequence ATGAATGCGCCCGTATCCACTCCGCCAGTCGTAGCGGCAGAAGCCAACGCAGGCTCCAAAAAGCAGCGCACCCGCTATCTACTAATCGCCGTTGGGATCATCGCCCTGTTGGCTGGCGGCTACTATGGATACGACTGGTATGTGCATGGCCGATTTATCGAGAGCACTGACAACGCCTACCTTCGCGCGGACCAGGTCTCGATGGCTCCCGTTGTCTCAGGACAGATCGCAGAGATCTACATCTCCGACAACCAACCCGTCACCGTCGGGCAGCCGCTGGTGAAGATCGATCCGCGCCGCTATGAGATGGCGGTTCGTGAAGCCAGAGCCAACGTCAACGCCCAGGAAGCGGACGTTGCCAAAAGCCAGGCGGACTTGGAGCAACAGGGTTCGGTGATCGCGCAGGCTGAGGCGGATCTCGATAACGCCAGGGAAAACAGCGACCTCGCCCAGAAGGATTTCGATCGCATTTCGCCGCTTGCAACACGCGGGATCGAAAGCGCGCAAAAGAGCGATCAGGCCAAAAGTGCCCTTGAGCAGGCAAAATCGGTAATTCGACTGAAACAGGCCGTCCTTGACGCTGCGCGCCAGCAGATCGCCTCTCTGAGAGCGCAGGTCGAACAAACTCGGGCGGAGCTTATCGCAGCGCGCGAGAGTCTCGGCAAAGCCCAGATCGATCTCGACGATACGGTACTTGACCTGAGACCCTGA
- a CDS encoding sugar phosphate isomerase/epimerase family protein — MDEISTIEPDELGSQLMPAAARRLDVVRASRCGVSLHAIILLNPFRDDDVLIREQRAATGLQGRFIDRDGANLNQLFLNTVLLGGTTNDKIQAVSAAGFDQIELWQQDLDAFPQGAQRLGLQLRQARVGLTDYQVLLDFDGAPNEIRGEKRTEALRMFDDAICLGAKTILVPASTRKDCVPGRIDEDMKWLCSEAAQRGLRIAYEAMAWSTVNSTTPAAWELVKRLDQSNLGLVIDAFHLFSKGRTINDVVDIPDDRIYLVQLSDHAGEIDPARIVQIARHNRLLPGNGSFPLTDLVRHLQDIDYGGPIGLEVFNDELKSQPPHQAAGKAMASLLKTWHGL; from the coding sequence ATGGACGAAATCTCTACAATAGAGCCCGATGAACTTGGATCGCAGCTCATGCCTGCTGCAGCACGACGGCTGGACGTAGTGCGCGCGTCGAGGTGCGGCGTTTCGCTGCACGCAATAATATTGTTGAACCCTTTTCGTGATGACGATGTTCTCATCCGTGAGCAAAGAGCTGCCACCGGTCTACAAGGCCGTTTTATAGACCGAGACGGGGCAAACTTGAATCAGCTATTTCTGAACACTGTACTTTTGGGCGGGACAACGAATGATAAAATTCAGGCGGTGTCCGCGGCAGGGTTCGACCAAATCGAGCTTTGGCAGCAGGATCTGGATGCCTTTCCACAAGGCGCCCAGCGACTTGGTTTGCAGCTACGGCAGGCTCGTGTCGGCCTTACGGATTATCAAGTGCTACTCGATTTCGATGGTGCCCCTAATGAGATCCGCGGGGAGAAACGCACCGAAGCTCTGCGCATGTTCGATGATGCGATTTGTCTTGGAGCGAAAACTATTCTGGTACCAGCGTCGACACGGAAGGATTGTGTTCCGGGCAGGATAGACGAAGACATGAAGTGGCTTTGCAGCGAGGCCGCGCAACGCGGCTTGAGAATTGCGTATGAAGCAATGGCCTGGAGCACAGTAAATTCAACCACGCCTGCTGCGTGGGAACTCGTGAAGAGGCTCGACCAATCCAATCTTGGTCTGGTCATTGATGCCTTCCACTTATTCTCAAAAGGGCGAACCATAAATGATGTCGTGGACATACCTGACGATCGCATTTACCTCGTGCAACTTTCCGATCACGCTGGCGAAATTGACCCGGCCCGTATCGTCCAGATCGCGCGCCACAATCGGCTTCTGCCCGGAAATGGGAGTTTTCCGCTTACAGACCTTGTCCGACATCTTCAAGATATAGATTATGGTGGTCCCATTGGTCTTGAGGTTTTTAATGATGAGCTAAAGTCACAACCGCCTCATCAAGCCGCGGGCAAGGCCATGGCATCTTTGCTGAAAACATGGCATGGACTTTGA
- a CDS encoding response regulator — protein MFEGLKQGHLSPTETRQPVHSEPVTVLVVEDETLIRIAIVDELEVAGFQVFEADSAAAAIAIIERHADIRMIFTDIDMPGTMDGLKLAAFVRDRWPPIKIIVTSGRFIPGAGELPPGVPFVAKPYDFELVIRSIHAAMTE, from the coding sequence ATGTTTGAGGGCTTGAAGCAGGGCCACCTCTCTCCAACCGAAACGAGACAGCCCGTGCATTCCGAACCCGTCACAGTTCTCGTCGTCGAAGATGAGACCCTGATCCGTATTGCTATCGTCGACGAACTGGAAGTAGCTGGCTTTCAGGTCTTCGAGGCCGATAGTGCTGCAGCCGCAATCGCCATCATCGAACGCCATGCTGATATCCGGATGATCTTCACCGATATCGATATGCCGGGTACGATGGACGGACTAAAACTTGCAGCATTCGTTCGCGATCGTTGGCCACCCATCAAAATCATTGTCACATCAGGCAGGTTTATCCCGGGCGCAGGTGAGCTGCCGCCCGGCGTTCCTTTTGTTGCCAAGCCGTACGACTTCGAGCTCGTCATTCGGTCGATACACGCGGCAATGACCGAGTAA
- a CDS encoding putative quinol monooxygenase produces the protein MLEVIAVFKALPGKESALRDATVAVLEPTLAEPGCHQFVLHEDLESPGTFFLRETWEDQAALDAHFATPHLQALVEQHKTLLAEPLKLHIVKVYG, from the coding sequence ATGCTCGAAGTCATCGCCGTCTTCAAAGCGCTGCCGGGAAAAGAAAGTGCACTGCGCGACGCAACTGTCGCCGTGCTTGAACCGACATTGGCAGAACCGGGCTGCCACCAGTTCGTACTGCACGAAGATCTCGAAAGCCCCGGCACATTCTTCCTGCGCGAGACCTGGGAGGATCAGGCGGCGCTCGATGCCCACTTCGCAACACCGCACCTCCAAGCGCTGGTCGAGCAGCATAAGACGCTACTGGCCGAGCCACTCAAGCTCCACATCGTCAAGGTCTATGGATGA
- a CDS encoding CerR family C-terminal domain-containing protein has protein sequence MMSLRRRNAESGYPRGEETRAKIIDTAIVLFGEKGFAGVSTREIASAAGVPPPSLQYYFENKEGLYEACIDDIHAVAWQAIGPAVCRAEDMLSNEVDPGQLIDAYCTILGAFADFLFSTPDGSRRALFIAQHRSPGSSVAKPPKSKSEHGQRVRKCCAAIVARVCENSLSEDEVNIVATTINGQLLIVHLAREHIEDMVGWKEMTLDRVKVLKSVVTRQTTAILEAYRAK, from the coding sequence ATGATGAGTTTGAGACGCCGAAACGCCGAGAGCGGCTACCCACGCGGGGAAGAAACTAGGGCCAAAATCATCGATACGGCGATCGTGCTGTTCGGTGAAAAAGGGTTCGCAGGCGTGTCGACCAGAGAGATCGCCAGCGCTGCCGGCGTGCCGCCTCCGTCGTTGCAATATTATTTCGAAAACAAGGAAGGTTTGTACGAAGCGTGCATTGACGACATTCATGCAGTTGCGTGGCAAGCGATTGGTCCCGCCGTCTGCAGGGCCGAAGATATGCTCTCAAACGAGGTGGATCCCGGCCAACTCATTGATGCATACTGCACCATTCTAGGGGCGTTTGCCGATTTCCTTTTTTCGACGCCTGACGGGTCACGCCGCGCGCTGTTTATCGCACAGCATCGCTCTCCTGGGAGTTCGGTCGCAAAGCCTCCGAAAAGCAAGAGTGAACACGGACAACGTGTCCGAAAGTGTTGCGCCGCTATCGTGGCTAGGGTGTGCGAAAACAGTCTCAGCGAAGACGAGGTCAACATCGTCGCCACCACGATCAATGGTCAATTGCTGATCGTCCACCTTGCCAGGGAGCATATCGAGGACATGGTCGGATGGAAGGAAATGACGCTCGATAGAGTCAAAGTGCTCAAGTCGGTGGTGACACGACAGACAACAGCTATTCTTGAAGCTTATCGCGCGAAATAG
- a CDS encoding IS110 family transposase codes for MPQRNMPRPAAVYGIDIGKNIFHVVGLGSDGVPVQKVRFRRDTLLQFFERAAPAIVGMESCAGSQWIARKIQALGHKVRLIPAQFVKPYVKSNKSDIIDAEAIAEAATRPTMRFAALKSEEQADLQALHRVRDQMIGTRTRLINQMRAFCLEYGIALRQGAGLFKVDLPQAVEDQSNDLSSAMRKLLADLFADLRQLERRIGDVTREIEAVANREDVARRLMTIPGIGALGATALLAAIGNGRQFQKARDLAAWLGLVPREYSTGGKQKLLGISKRGNRYVRKLLVHGARSCFRHLDRTRDRLGNWLDGLQARMHPNKAVVALAAKMARIVWVVLTKPGALYERRDPAFI; via the coding sequence ATGCCACAGCGCAATATGCCGCGCCCAGCGGCTGTCTACGGAATTGATATTGGCAAGAACATCTTTCACGTTGTCGGTCTCGGAAGCGATGGCGTCCCAGTCCAGAAGGTTCGTTTCCGACGCGACACGCTGCTACAGTTCTTCGAGCGCGCGGCGCCGGCGATCGTAGGGATGGAATCGTGTGCAGGATCTCAGTGGATTGCTAGGAAGATACAGGCGCTTGGACATAAGGTGCGCTTGATCCCCGCGCAGTTCGTGAAGCCCTACGTAAAGTCGAACAAGAGCGACATCATCGATGCGGAAGCGATCGCTGAAGCTGCCACACGTCCAACAATGCGATTTGCTGCACTTAAGAGCGAGGAACAAGCCGACCTTCAGGCTTTACACAGGGTCCGAGATCAGATGATAGGAACGAGAACGCGTCTGATCAATCAGATGAGAGCTTTCTGTCTCGAATACGGGATTGCATTGCGCCAAGGCGCGGGCCTATTCAAGGTCGACCTGCCGCAGGCTGTCGAAGATCAATCCAACGATCTCTCGTCGGCAATGCGTAAGCTGCTTGCAGACCTGTTTGCAGATCTGCGCCAGTTGGAACGGCGCATTGGTGACGTCACACGCGAGATCGAGGCGGTCGCTAATCGCGAGGATGTCGCACGACGGCTCATGACGATCCCTGGAATCGGAGCGTTGGGGGCAACTGCGCTCCTTGCCGCCATCGGAAACGGCCGACAATTCCAGAAAGCTCGCGATCTGGCCGCGTGGCTTGGCCTTGTGCCACGGGAATACTCGACCGGAGGAAAGCAGAAGCTTCTCGGCATCAGCAAGCGGGGAAACCGCTATGTTCGTAAGCTCCTCGTTCATGGAGCGCGATCCTGCTTTCGGCACCTCGACCGAACACGAGATCGATTGGGGAACTGGCTGGATGGCCTTCAGGCTCGGATGCACCCCAACAAAGCTGTCGTCGCACTTGCCGCTAAAATGGCCCGGATTGTCTGGGTCGTCCTGACAAAGCCTGGAGCGCTCTACGAACGCAGGGACCCTGCCTTCATCTGA
- a CDS encoding cupin domain-containing protein: protein MPDQTQSHYHDIASIAAKFPDTAETILVDTYLSDEPEASARVFKIFHPLPAHFHRNCDEHLYLYSGELLFQIGDDEPRVLTPGQLITFKRDTVHAILEVRKEPAIFVSFDTPRRAPDDVTFVAPNPGDRQFVSPLSDYL, encoded by the coding sequence ATGCCAGATCAGACCCAATCCCACTATCACGACATCGCGTCGATCGCGGCCAAATTCCCCGACACGGCCGAGACCATCCTGGTCGACACCTATTTGAGTGATGAACCGGAGGCGAGCGCCAGGGTCTTCAAGATCTTCCATCCCCTGCCCGCGCATTTCCATCGAAACTGCGACGAACATCTCTATCTCTATTCTGGAGAGCTGCTTTTCCAAATTGGTGACGATGAACCGCGGGTCCTGACGCCGGGCCAGCTTATCACCTTCAAGCGTGATACCGTTCATGCCATTCTTGAGGTCCGCAAGGAACCAGCGATCTTCGTGTCGTTCGACACGCCACGCCGAGCACCGGATGACGTCACATTCGTTGCTCCGAACCCAGGAGATCGACAGTTCGTGTCGCCACTGTCGGATTACCTCTGA
- a CDS encoding IS3 family transposase (programmed frameshift) — MKASKFSDAQKAFILKQGDDGVPVAEICRKAGISQATYFNWRKKYAGLLPDEMRRLKALEDENSRLKKIVADLTLDREMLQDVIRRKPLRLVRQRKLIDGMLVDWGISIRRACKVLRFDTSTYHYKPRRTGQAPLERRIKEICETRVRYGYRRVHVHLRRDGWKINMKKTRRIYSELGLQLRNKHPKRRVKAKLRDDRQEAVGPNDVWAMDFVHDQLATGKKLRILTVVDTHSRYCPTADARSTYRGEDVVQTLEGICRKTGYPKTIRVDNGSEFISRDLDLWAYANNVTLDFSRPGKPTDNGFIEAFNSKLRAECLNAHWFLTLADSREKLETWRRYYNEERPHSAIGYNVPIDLHNPGGTTSQPS, encoded by the exons ATGAAGGCATCGAAGTTTTCGGACGCCCAGAAAGCGTTCATTCTGAAGCAGGGCGATGACGGAGTGCCGGTGGCAGAGATTTGCCGCAAGGCGGGCATCAGCCAGGCGACTTATTTCAATTGGCGCAAGAAGTATGCTGGGCTGCTGCCCGACGAGATGCGCCGATTGAAAGCTCTGGAAGACGAGAATTCGCGGCTGAAGAAGATCGTCGCTGATCTGACGCTGGACCGCGAGATGTTGCAGGACGTCATCCGGCGAAAGC CTCTGAGGCTTGTCCGACAGCGAAAGCTGATCGACGGGATGCTGGTGGATTGGGGCATCTCGATCCGACGGGCCTGCAAGGTCCTGAGGTTCGATACGTCGACCTACCACTACAAGCCCCGCCGCACCGGACAGGCCCCCCTCGAACGACGCATCAAGGAGATTTGTGAGACACGTGTGCGGTATGGCTACCGGCGTGTCCATGTCCACCTGCGTCGAGATGGCTGGAAGATCAACATGAAGAAGACACGCAGGATTTACAGCGAGTTAGGTCTTCAGCTGCGCAACAAGCATCCGAAGCGCCGGGTGAAGGCAAAGCTCAGAGACGATCGTCAGGAGGCCGTCGGGCCGAACGATGTCTGGGCGATGGACTTCGTTCACGACCAGCTCGCAACCGGCAAGAAGCTACGGATACTCACCGTTGTCGACACGCATTCGCGCTACTGCCCTACAGCCGACGCACGCTCCACCTACAGAGGCGAAGACGTAGTCCAGACCCTGGAAGGCATCTGCCGGAAGACCGGCTATCCGAAGACGATAAGGGTGGATAACGGCAGTGAGTTCATCTCTCGTGATCTCGACCTGTGGGCCTATGCCAACAACGTCACCCTGGACTTCTCGCGGCCGGGCAAGCCGACCGACAACGGCTTCATCGAGGCGTTCAACAGCAAGCTGCGGGCGGAGTGCCTGAACGCCCATTGGTTCCTGACCCTTGCGGATTCGCGCGAAAAGTTGGAGACTTGGCGTCGATACTACAACGAGGAACGTCCTCACTCGGCGATCGGATATAACGTCCCGATTGACCTGCATAATCCCGGTGGCACAACCAGCCAGCCATCGTGA
- a CDS encoding DUF6481 family protein, protein MRNFANTELVDRRSAAANAKAALLAAYQVAKTANDPVRAAKQAERTALVQARNSRRVERDRLKVEERNRRDADAAEKQAAIEAAALAETEERAIAESARIRRVVEDDAARKAARDRRYANRKARQA, encoded by the coding sequence TTGAGAAACTTTGCAAACACTGAGCTCGTCGACCGACGATCCGCTGCTGCTAACGCGAAAGCGGCGCTCCTTGCCGCTTACCAGGTAGCCAAGACCGCCAACGATCCCGTACGGGCTGCAAAGCAGGCCGAGCGCACCGCACTTGTTCAAGCGCGCAACTCACGGCGTGTAGAACGAGACCGTCTCAAAGTTGAGGAGCGTAATCGACGCGACGCCGATGCGGCCGAAAAGCAGGCAGCTATCGAAGCTGCTGCGTTAGCGGAAACGGAGGAGCGCGCGATCGCTGAGAGCGCAAGGATCAGACGTGTCGTTGAGGATGATGCTGCCCGGAAGGCCGCGCGCGATCGCCGCTATGCGAACCGCAAGGCTCGGCAGGCCTAA
- a CDS encoding histidine kinase dimerization/phosphoacceptor domain -containing protein, which translates to MVGIAGLKDNTQRPAMLQQNVTACDVEPIHVPGSIQPHGIMLIADARSLVCVGEAGDVEGILGRAAVGRQLGDILGASAFGRMSAITTGHLAVLGRIVGRVHPLNAVAYRSGEFAVVEMDLAEETAVEAVPYLVDLDAASARFERSASVSELCRSAATVFRDLTGYDRVMVYQFLDDDAGVVVGESVAPGNYNFMNHHFPASDIPKQARALYLRNKVRVIPDVDYVQQPITSDRDLRDIDLSDSTLRSVSPIHIQYLQNMGVKASASFSIIKDNVLWGLIACHHHQPRTIPLTARMGCQTLANSLARKIKAKEDAQLHRERIRLRSQEDAVLTLLGQESSLDELFAKSGEKIARMLYADGFAAVQGDELYVHGKTPDPIDIRKLADHLKVPASQQTYATASLSSKWDEASAYMDVASGVLAVTMSTEVPTILMWFRAEHVEVLKWAGNPHKDTAHDPAAVLTPRSSFEAWSESVRGKARPWTHAEVESAGRAVRLMLEYRNNQRLRELNRELTISLRENQGLVSQKEYLLKEVNHRVQNSLQLVSAFLRLQARGATNDEVKQNLDEAQKRLNAVALVHRRLYQDESVEIIDLSRYIESLIEEMTTTMDAYWRDNLTLDLAPILIATDKAVNVGLILTELVINAQKYAYDGAPGPLAVKLEQHRNSLRLIVSDVGRGKLKSTKSSGGFGSRILTAIIDRLKGNIDEEDNAPGLRVIVTAPIQ; encoded by the coding sequence GTGGTCGGCATTGCCGGCTTGAAAGACAACACGCAAAGGCCGGCTATGCTTCAACAAAACGTCACGGCCTGCGATGTCGAGCCGATCCATGTTCCAGGCTCGATCCAGCCGCACGGCATCATGCTGATCGCAGACGCCCGCTCACTTGTTTGCGTAGGTGAGGCTGGAGACGTAGAGGGCATCCTTGGACGAGCCGCCGTCGGCCGCCAGCTCGGTGATATCCTCGGAGCATCCGCTTTTGGACGGATGTCAGCCATCACCACCGGGCATCTCGCCGTCCTTGGTCGGATCGTGGGGAGGGTTCACCCCCTGAATGCCGTGGCCTACCGCTCGGGTGAATTCGCCGTCGTCGAAATGGACCTGGCCGAGGAAACGGCCGTAGAGGCGGTTCCCTATCTTGTCGATCTCGACGCCGCCAGCGCCCGCTTCGAGCGATCCGCCAGCGTCTCCGAACTCTGTCGAAGTGCCGCGACGGTGTTCCGCGATCTAACGGGCTACGATCGTGTGATGGTCTACCAGTTCCTCGACGACGACGCAGGTGTCGTAGTCGGCGAAAGCGTGGCGCCTGGAAACTACAACTTCATGAACCACCATTTCCCTGCTTCGGACATCCCAAAGCAGGCGAGGGCGCTTTACCTCCGAAACAAGGTCAGGGTCATCCCGGACGTGGACTACGTGCAGCAGCCAATCACCTCGGACAGGGACCTGCGGGACATCGACCTCAGCGACTCTACGCTCCGCAGCGTCTCGCCGATCCATATCCAGTATCTGCAGAACATGGGCGTGAAGGCCTCGGCATCGTTCTCCATCATCAAGGACAATGTCCTGTGGGGCCTGATCGCCTGTCATCACCACCAGCCGCGGACGATTCCGCTCACCGCTCGAATGGGTTGCCAGACGCTCGCGAACTCGCTGGCCCGCAAGATCAAGGCCAAGGAGGACGCCCAGCTCCACCGCGAGCGCATTCGTCTGCGTTCACAGGAAGACGCCGTTCTCACCCTGCTAGGGCAAGAGAGTTCCTTGGACGAGCTGTTTGCAAAGTCGGGAGAAAAAATCGCCAGGATGCTGTATGCCGATGGGTTTGCGGCGGTGCAGGGAGACGAACTCTACGTCCATGGCAAGACGCCTGATCCGATCGACATCCGCAAACTCGCCGACCACCTCAAGGTCCCGGCATCCCAGCAGACCTACGCGACGGCAAGTCTCTCTTCCAAATGGGACGAGGCGTCGGCCTATATGGACGTGGCTAGCGGCGTGCTGGCGGTCACCATGTCGACCGAGGTGCCGACCATCCTGATGTGGTTCCGCGCAGAGCACGTCGAAGTTCTCAAATGGGCGGGCAACCCGCACAAGGACACGGCGCACGACCCCGCCGCGGTCCTGACACCCCGCTCGTCGTTCGAGGCGTGGAGCGAGAGTGTCCGTGGAAAGGCTCGGCCCTGGACGCATGCGGAGGTGGAGTCTGCCGGTCGTGCCGTGCGTCTGATGCTCGAATACCGCAACAACCAGCGCCTTCGCGAGCTCAACCGCGAGCTGACCATCAGCCTGCGTGAGAACCAGGGCTTGGTCTCCCAGAAGGAATACCTTCTGAAAGAGGTTAACCACCGTGTCCAGAACTCGCTCCAGCTCGTATCAGCGTTTCTGCGCCTGCAGGCCCGTGGCGCGACAAACGACGAGGTAAAGCAGAACCTTGACGAAGCGCAAAAGCGGCTGAACGCTGTGGCTCTCGTCCATCGCCGTCTCTATCAGGACGAGAGCGTCGAGATCATCGACCTCTCGCGCTACATCGAGAGCCTGATCGAGGAAATGACGACCACGATGGACGCTTACTGGCGCGATAATCTGACGCTCGATCTCGCGCCGATCCTGATTGCCACCGACAAGGCCGTCAATGTTGGTTTGATCCTTACCGAGCTGGTCATCAACGCTCAGAAATACGCCTACGACGGCGCACCGGGGCCGCTTGCCGTCAAGCTCGAGCAGCACCGCAACTCATTACGACTGATCGTCTCCGATGTCGGGCGTGGCAAGTTGAAGTCGACCAAGTCGAGTGGTGGTTTCGGATCGCGCATTCTCACGGCCATCATAGACCGTCTCAAAGGGAATATCGACGAAGAGGACAACGCGCCGGGACTGCGGGTCATCGTGACCGCGCCGATCCAGTGA
- a CDS encoding LysR family transcriptional regulator: MQIPQLRAFCAVAQTGSVSAAAKVLNKVPSGITVRIKQLEDDLGRELFLRDRQRMSLSPAGRQLLEHAQRILDLADGTRALMRDEEISGPLVIGALDVVLVDYMPALIGRLRQRHRGITLEVRHQASEDLVAHVADGSLDIALTEGPIVTKSLQSRVAFVDEMLLVTEIGHPDVTSPEELDCTELYGFRHDCSFRFRMDRWLAAGGRAHMPVLEIESYHTMLACVSAGMGAAWMLRSVFKTLPGHHQVKAHSLGDAGRTEIHFVWRDGHLSRNASLLMDVAEAM, translated from the coding sequence ATGCAGATCCCTCAATTGCGCGCCTTCTGCGCCGTTGCTCAAACCGGCTCCGTCAGCGCCGCCGCCAAAGTCCTGAACAAGGTTCCATCGGGGATCACGGTGAGGATCAAACAGCTCGAGGATGACCTCGGCCGAGAGCTGTTCTTGCGCGACCGGCAACGCATGTCGCTGTCGCCGGCAGGGCGGCAACTGCTCGAACATGCCCAGCGCATCCTCGACCTTGCCGATGGTACCCGTGCCCTGATGCGTGATGAGGAAATCAGCGGACCCTTGGTCATCGGTGCGCTCGACGTCGTGCTCGTCGACTATATGCCTGCGCTGATCGGCAGGTTGCGACAGCGTCATCGCGGGATCACGCTTGAAGTCCGCCATCAGGCCTCGGAGGATCTCGTCGCGCATGTCGCCGACGGCAGTCTCGATATCGCGTTGACCGAAGGCCCGATCGTGACGAAATCGCTGCAGAGCCGGGTCGCGTTTGTCGATGAGATGCTGCTCGTGACCGAGATCGGCCATCCTGATGTCACCAGTCCTGAAGAACTCGACTGCACCGAGCTCTATGGGTTTCGGCACGATTGCTCGTTCCGCTTTCGAATGGATCGCTGGCTGGCCGCCGGCGGCCGAGCGCATATGCCGGTCCTCGAAATCGAGTCCTATCATACGATGCTGGCCTGTGTGAGTGCCGGCATGGGAGCGGCCTGGATGCTGCGCTCGGTGTTCAAGACGCTTCCCGGTCATCATCAGGTCAAGGCGCATTCGCTTGGGGATGCAGGCCGCACGGAAATCCATTTCGTCTGGCGTGATGGCCATTTATCGAGGAATGCGAGCTTGCTCATGGACGTGGCTGAGGCGATGTAA
- a CDS encoding cold-shock protein, protein MTTGTVKWFNSTKGFGFIQPDNGGADAFVHISAVERAGMRELVEGQKIGFELERDMKSGKMSACNLQSA, encoded by the coding sequence ATGACCACTGGCACAGTAAAATGGTTCAACTCCACCAAGGGCTTCGGCTTTATCCAGCCTGACAACGGCGGCGCTGACGCCTTCGTTCACATCTCCGCTGTCGAGCGCGCCGGAATGCGCGAACTCGTTGAAGGTCAGAAGATCGGCTTCGAACTTGAGCGCGACATGAAGTCGGGCAAGATGTCGGCCTGCAATCTGCAGTCCGCTTAG
- a CDS encoding PAS domain-containing protein: MDHEIERPLTEFFKNSSIALALARADSDNHLVLVNEQFTQLTGYENADVVGKNCRLLQTSPRGLHAENTEAKAKIHSFLKPDGPATVRTPIVNFRKDEQAFVNLLFMSKLTGAAGKISYIFASQFDVSRTHPDLLQAYDVALGDALSRLKPLLHGHNVLIEGTLATIANSTTTIAQAKLTLAELETNSPY, encoded by the coding sequence ATGGATCACGAGATCGAGCGACCACTGACTGAGTTTTTCAAAAACTCGTCGATCGCTTTGGCTTTGGCCAGAGCGGATTCGGACAATCACCTGGTCCTGGTCAATGAGCAATTTACACAGTTAACGGGTTACGAAAACGCGGATGTTGTCGGAAAAAACTGCCGCCTTCTGCAGACAAGCCCGCGGGGCTTGCATGCCGAAAACACTGAGGCAAAGGCCAAGATACATTCGTTTCTGAAGCCGGACGGCCCGGCGACAGTTCGTACGCCTATCGTCAACTTCCGCAAGGACGAGCAAGCATTCGTGAACCTGCTTTTCATGTCGAAGCTCACCGGTGCGGCTGGCAAGATTTCTTACATCTTTGCATCACAGTTCGACGTGAGCCGGACGCATCCTGACCTGCTACAGGCCTATGACGTCGCCTTGGGCGATGCGCTCTCCAGATTAAAGCCGCTACTTCATGGTCATAATGTTCTTATCGAGGGAACGCTGGCGACCATTGCGAATTCAACGACGACTATCGCCCAGGCAAAGCTGACCCTCGCGGAGCTCGAGACCAATTCGCCCTATTAG